In the genome of Mytilus edulis chromosome 14, xbMytEdul2.2, whole genome shotgun sequence, the window CTAGCGACGAAGAGATTTGTCATAGCACAATTACACAATGACAGGGTGTATAACAATATATTAGTaaagatagttatcaaaagtaccaggattataattttaaagagccacgtcatatgtatcaaatatacatacaaagaaatatagacaaagcacattagaaaaaatgaaagacaagaataaaaacattttacaatCGCACAATAACACGATGACAGGATGTATAGGAACAGAGTCACGTCATTtgaatgaaaaaacacaaaaggcatatagacaaagaacaCTTTGACCGAGCACCTTTGATTGAGAATGTGCTTTTCAGTCCGAAATTTGCTTTATAAAACTGAAAATTTATCTATATTTATTGCGATGTCACAAATAGAGTTGATGTGTATCACTATAGATTTTGGTTTGTGACCCCTCGGATTTGTTTTCGCGTAATATATTTATGACTATATGAcacactgttgcctttatttgtcaagAACTAAGATTgcttattcaaataaataaaggcCCCCCAAAAAAATCCGGGGTacgaactaaaaccgaggaaacacatcaaatataagagaagaactacgacaaaacagaaacacaacacaaaagtgtaacacacacagaatgTAACAATGGAcatttcctgacttgttacaggacattttaaacataattgattggttaaacctggttttctggctagccaaacctcccgcttttatggcaatgttagatATAACTGCAAAacgacaacattacatgacaggactacaatataaaataTGGGAGAACATATAAGACAGAGAAACTCACGATTAATAGCTATCGAAAGGTACAAGTTTTATGATTTAATACGTCAGacaagcgtttcgtctacacaaaactacccagtgacgctcaaataaaaaatgttcgaaagccaaaaaaagtacaaagttgaagagcatttaggaccaaaagttccaataaataaaaatgaatcgACAGTATTACcgttgttttgattttgattttgttgtttgaTAACGTCGAGCGTTTGTATCTTTTCAACCAGgacactcagatcaaaaaagttcgAAATgccaaaataagtacaaagttgaagagcattaaggaccaaaagatccgaaaagttgtgccaatgCGGCTACGGTTTTCTGCCtaggataagaacatccttgtctttttagaataattcatactttgcCAACAGTGAATTTATGAAAAGGACTATATAatagatttacatgataaaactgaagtggtgactaactaaagaataaaaacaaatacataagaGAGACTTTTTTCAATCTACAATGATATTTATTTCCATCACACTTTTCGTTTAGAACGCAGctacaaaaaatcattttgttttatgcaGAAATCGTTGGTGTTATATAGTTTTCGATAGCACAAAAGTTATATTCAATCAGCCTTCCGACCGCATATAatgaaacctggctaaaccgaatcctgcataaaccgaaaaACCTGTATCAATCAAACATGTTTTTAAGCACCGTCGAATCAAATTGAATGCGTTTTGAAACTGATAAAACCGAACAATggctgatataaaaaagaagatgtggtatgattgcccttgagacaactatccacaaaagaccaaactgacacaaacattaacaactatagctcatcgtacggccttctacaatgagcagAGCCactaccgcatagtcagttattaaaggccccgataagacaatgtaaaacaattcaaacgagaaaactaacggccttattatgtaaaaaaacatgaacgaaaacaaatatgtaacacataaacaaacgacaaccactgaattacaggctcctgacttgggacaggcacatacataaataatgtggcggggttaaacatgttagcaggatcccaaccctccccctaacctaggaaagtggtataacagtacaatttgagaacgaactatataaaaatataaatttgaacaaAATCTGAAGTCCAGAAAAGGTTCGGTTTAAACAAGTTTCACTATACTTTTGTTATACACGTATCCTTTGTGGATATATGGACGTAGATAATCAAACTATGTCCTCCTCTCAAAATcttttccgattttttttttcagcaaaCGGTCTggtggttgttttttttaaatctataaaacttcgtcatttttttttttatgtatttcattatAATGTTTAAAACTTATCAGTACTTTCAAAACTATTTCATATTTGTGTAAATCTTCATATAAGATGTCACGTGGAGCCAACATTTAAACTGCCTTGATTAAGGAAAAGTTCTGAAATTTGTCATTGATTTTGCctgtaatatttatttaatttattactttttactaccaaatattttacatttggtggtgtttaacattgtcatttcgggaccttttatagctgactatgcggtattgtcTTTGTAATTATTGaaagccatacggtgacctatagttttaatttctgtgtattttggtcttttgtggagagttgtctcattggcatcaacaccacatttttttttatattagactaAGTAGAGATAAAAAAATTTGATCCTCTGCAGATTGCAAAAAAGTGTGTATTTGTTAAGCTAACTTTAAAACCaatttaatcaaccattttctacataagaagaaGTCTGTAtatagtcaggaatatgacagttgttatccctgTCTTTGAGcttatcttttttatattcctcggagttcagtattattgtaattatacttttttttcatataaaagtcaAGTGGTTTATGTTATAAGACAGATAACTTTTGTTTTCTTCAGTGTGCAAACATATAACATGGGAGGTTACTCTTTTGTCATTTAACTTTGTTTTCCCTGTACTGTTTTCTGTTATTTATTAGAACCTAGCTTTGTGTTCATACTGCGTTTTAATTgttaaaatagagaatggaagaGATGCTTGTTTTGTTACAGTTAATTTGTCAGGCTATACATGCTAAACTCGTAACATCATTCACGTAATGAATTGACAATAATAAAAGATCTCAGTAACATACAAACAAAATGTGTATAAACAGTATATATGTACCTTTAAAGTCAGGTGGACCATACTCCGGCAGTAAATAGTGTATTGTGAAAAATATTGTTTGCATGAAGAGATGATATGTTTCGCATCACAATGAATTGGGTGTGATACGAAAACTGTGGTGATTTGGAAAAATTGTTCAGGATCATAAGACGATATTATGAAATTTTCATACGATATTCGTTACGTCATTTATGACTTTCAAAGATTATAATGAGGTACAAATAATATGTTTCGTCCATAGCAACgaatattttcaatttcttaaaTAACAGACAACAAATACTCACACAATCGACTGCAAATCTTCTTTAAAACAACGTTTATTGCATTCCAAAGCATACAAAAAGTTTATGAATATCTGGTGTTAAACATTGACGCCAGAACAAGACAATATGACGTCTTACTGGTATTTGCAAACGAAAAGATCAACGATTCAATGAGTTTGTTATTAAGAAGTACAATGCAAGTAATGCTCATAAAGAAATGGGGTCAACAACTCGTGAGAATTGAGTCTCGTTTGAAGtctaaaattgtatttaatttgtttAGGAGCAATTCGCCagaaatttgtttattattttattgaaattaaatgtaCTTAACAAAGTTGTACACAAATCGAacattttaaattgttactttgatggagagttgtctcattggcacccacaccacatcttcctatatctatataatattttgtttacagtTGACACGTGTTTGGTTTATTATAGCAATGTCGGTTCGATTGTTGGTTTAAAGTCATTCGAGTCATTGCAGTCAAAGTGTAAAGAAGCATTTAgacaaataaattaattaatattattgattatattatttattttcaattttgtagaCCAGTAGTATCGGGAAACCAGTCCAAGCTTCTTAATACCTGTGTATTAATATGAACTTTCCAAATTAGTATActcaatttataataaaatgtgcgcttgtctctgcaagtggcgtctcccatgtaagagtttgtggtcttttgataaatattttatgttcgttGAAGTTTACGAATTAGAAATTAAAGTTGATATCAGGCGATACCTAATTTTCAGTCGTAACAAAACcgataaatattgaaaaacagtAAAGAATATTCGTGCATAGCAATATTTTTACTAATAATAGAAAAACTATGATAgctgataaaaaaaacacaatatttcaaTGCATTTATTGTGAGCAAACTACACAGTTGACTGCTTGGTTATCTTTATACGGAGGACACGACAGCGAGCCGCATTTAGTGCTGGTGAAATACAGACGACGGCCATCTTTGTTTTCCTGTCCACCAGGAACATATTCAGGCTGTTTGTCTACGCAGATAAAGGACGATGCACTATAAGCGTAATGATCCGAGGCTAGCAAACCGTTATATTCCTTTTTCCAACCTTGGTAGCAATTTTCTCGTCCAGGAATCATGATTGATATATGTGTATTTACACTTTGACAAACTGCACAGGGAATATCTTCGTTTATCGCATCTGCTCGTaaaattttttcttcatattctGTACCAAACAGGTGACTCGCACCACCGGTTGTAAAGTTCGATAACTCTGGATTATTCGGCAAACAAAGGTAATCTGAGGGACCTCCATAGCGGGCACTGTATTCACTTAAACTTTGGCCAGCCGTAAATCCTGCAGTGTATTCAAATAATCAAACGTCAAATCATGGCACGTGTTGGCATGTTTAAGTTACATTAATCCCACagtgttttaaataataaatcaaaaccAAGTTATAGCATGGAGAGTTGATAATAGTGGAGAAAACTTCCAATCTATTAATATGATTATCAAGTCTTTGAATTTAAAGTTAAGAAAAACATATATGATTAGAAAATGCAATAATATTTTCGTTTTTCAACAAGTGTTAAGCAAACAGCACAATGCTGGCAACATATATGTATCCATAAAGAGTCTTTTTAATACTATTCAATGGTTAATACAATCACTTGGAAATTTTCTGGTTTTCGATGGCAACATAAACATGTTCAAAAGAAATGTTTCAAATGGTAGAATGTGTAAGAAACACTGCGCTACAAAACAGAAACGAATGTTCATTATCTGATTTTATAACAGAGTGTCTAGCTTAGCGATCCCTTAGCATGTTGTGTC includes:
- the LOC139503801 gene encoding uncharacterized protein — protein: MLYSNLSLYCFIVLQCVFSAVLGDDSKKRLLLNDPDVVGQINQMEKNVQSLTNLVSQLTTSLNDAKSELAAQKLKSADSTHQVAQLANSLNDIKAELAVQKQKSTGAGSTYIRWGRTSCSGSDTQLVYSGFTAGQSLSEYSARYGGPSDYLCLPNNPELSNFTTGGASHLFGTEYEEKILRADAINEDIPCAVCQSVNTHISIMIPGRENCYQGWKKEYNGLLASDHYAYSASSFICVDKQPEYVPGGQENKDGRRLYFTSTKCGSLSCPPYKDNQAVNCVVCSQ